A single window of Bacteroidota bacterium DNA harbors:
- a CDS encoding 4Fe-4S dicluster domain-containing protein — MAIKITDECINCGACEPECPNNAIYEGGAEWRFSDGTSLKGMFKGKNSGLEVDAESPQTPGSMDVYFIVTDKCTECVGFHDEPQCAAVCPVDCCIKDGDNVEQEAELLEKKASLHL; from the coding sequence ATGGCTATTAAAATTACAGATGAGTGTATTAATTGCGGCGCCTGTGAACCTGAATGTCCAAATAATGCTATCTATGAGGGGGGCGCTGAGTGGCGTTTTTCTGATGGAACGAGCTTAAAAGGGATGTTTAAAGGAAAAAACTCAGGATTGGAAGTTGATGCTGAAAGTCCGCAAACGCCTGGTTCTATGGATGTATATTTTATTGTTACCGATAAATGTACAGAGTGTGTTGGTTTCCACGACGAACCACAATGCGCGGCTGTTTGTCCGGTTGATTGCTGTATTAAGGATGGAGATAATGTGGAGCAAGAAGCTGAATTATTAGAAAAGAAAGCCTCTTTGCACTTATAA
- a CDS encoding 2OG-Fe(II) oxygenase, with translation MKTAIEKIVNDVYEQRYCVIDNFISANEIATLVRKINLLSENKQLKQAGIGKNAEHLTNTDIRSDFIYWVGENDTELQSLFFHFMPELTQALNRRFYLGLKEHEFHLALYPPGSFYKKHRDAFKSDDARKITVLLYLNQNWKQEDGGELILYKDDNSSFTIEPLGGRLLVFESEMEHEVLLSKANRYSLTGWIKNKSRLI, from the coding sequence TTGAAAACTGCAATTGAAAAAATTGTTAATGATGTTTACGAACAACGCTATTGCGTGATAGATAACTTTATTTCCGCGAATGAAATCGCAACATTAGTTCGGAAAATAAATTTACTTTCTGAAAATAAACAATTGAAACAAGCCGGCATCGGAAAAAACGCTGAACACTTAACAAACACAGACATACGTAGTGATTTTATTTATTGGGTGGGCGAAAATGATACCGAGTTACAATCCTTATTCTTCCATTTTATGCCTGAATTAACTCAAGCGCTTAATCGCCGTTTTTATTTAGGATTAAAGGAGCATGAATTTCATTTGGCTTTGTATCCTCCGGGAAGCTTTTACAAAAAACACAGAGATGCCTTTAAAAGTGATGACGCCCGAAAAATAACCGTGTTACTTTATCTTAACCAAAATTGGAAACAAGAAGACGGCGGCGAATTAATACTTTATAAAGACGATAACTCTTCATTCACCATTGAGCCCTTAGGTGGCCGACTTCTCGTATTTGAAAGCGAAATGGAACATGAGGTACTCTTGAGCAAAGCCAATCGTTATAGTTTAACGGGTTGGATAAAAAACAAAAGCCGTCTGATTTAG
- a CDS encoding cytochrome c: protein MKLQIFTVASIVVFMASSCGSSKKAGSSAEASLTPGDAEVKAIQGKYADVTLQTLNEGYAVYSGPCTKCHGQKNIFSRTEQEWEKAINRMAPKAKITDVQKDALWKYVLAMKAARPNQTK from the coding sequence ATGAAATTACAAATATTTACCGTTGCATCTATAGTCGTCTTCATGGCGTCCTCTTGTGGTTCATCAAAGAAAGCCGGTTCCAGTGCCGAAGCTTCTTTAACGCCCGGCGATGCTGAGGTGAAAGCAATACAGGGTAAATACGCTGATGTAACATTGCAAACTCTGAATGAAGGTTATGCTGTTTATTCAGGACCATGCACCAAGTGTCACGGACAAAAAAATATTTTTTCGCGTACGGAGCAAGAGTGGGAGAAAGCGATTAACCGTATGGCACCAAAGGCAAAAATAACCGATGTACAGAAGGACGCATTATGGAAATATGTTTTAGCGATGAAAGCTGCCCGCCCAAATCAAACTAAATAA
- a CDS encoding MATE family efflux transporter, whose translation MKTLNKRQHIKETILLSLPLIATQIGHVFTGMVDNYFLGQIGKTEQAAGISANGIFVLLLVFMIGMSYASTPLVSSAHVNDDVKEKASLFKNSMFLNTGVAIIAFIILFFMSPLMDYMQQPADVVELSKPFFNVLIFSMIPISFFFTCKQYTEGLSNTRAAMYISITGNLLNIVLNYALIYGKWGLPEMGYMGSAWATFIARCFMGASFVWYIFKNKRTREIVPQLKKVKINLTAIKPIWKIGINSAFQFTFEVAAFVVALFMAGKFGKEAIDAHGIAITIASGTYMFASGLSSAATIRVSNFAAEKNKNETRRAGNIAVMLVLICMGFFAIVFALLSDVLPKIFTADAEILKVTSSLLIIAAFFQLFDGLQVTSIGILRGIEDVKFPTYITLIGYWVLALPLAYLLGFTYKMEVIGIWWALTFSLVFVGIALYWRFWHLMKK comes from the coding sequence ATGAAAACGTTAAATAAAAGACAACATATAAAAGAAACAATTCTCCTCTCGTTGCCATTAATAGCAACGCAGATAGGTCATGTATTTACCGGAATGGTAGATAATTATTTTTTAGGGCAGATTGGAAAAACAGAACAAGCAGCAGGTATTTCAGCGAATGGAATATTTGTTTTGTTACTGGTGTTTATGATTGGAATGAGTTACGCTTCAACACCTTTGGTATCCTCGGCCCATGTAAATGATGATGTTAAAGAAAAAGCCTCATTATTTAAAAACTCCATGTTTTTAAATACCGGTGTTGCAATAATCGCATTCATCATTTTGTTTTTTATGAGTCCCTTGATGGATTATATGCAGCAGCCTGCCGATGTAGTTGAGTTATCAAAACCATTTTTTAATGTGTTGATTTTTTCTATGATTCCTATATCGTTTTTCTTTACCTGTAAACAGTACACCGAAGGATTAAGTAATACACGCGCTGCCATGTATATTAGCATAACAGGCAATTTGCTTAATATTGTTTTGAACTATGCCTTAATATATGGGAAATGGGGTTTGCCTGAAATGGGTTACATGGGTTCCGCCTGGGCGACTTTCATAGCCAGATGTTTCATGGGAGCTTCTTTTGTTTGGTATATTTTTAAGAATAAAAGAACAAGAGAAATTGTTCCGCAGTTAAAAAAGGTAAAGATAAATTTAACGGCCATTAAGCCAATTTGGAAAATAGGAATCAATTCAGCATTTCAGTTTACATTTGAAGTAGCTGCTTTTGTGGTGGCCTTATTTATGGCAGGTAAGTTTGGAAAAGAAGCTATAGACGCGCATGGTATTGCAATTACAATAGCTTCCGGTACTTATATGTTTGCAAGCGGACTCAGCAGTGCGGCCACTATTAGGGTAAGTAACTTTGCCGCGGAGAAAAATAAAAATGAAACCAGGCGTGCGGGAAATATTGCGGTAATGTTAGTGTTAATTTGCATGGGTTTTTTCGCAATCGTGTTCGCTTTACTGAGTGATGTACTCCCTAAGATTTTTACAGCCGACGCAGAGATTTTAAAAGTAACCTCGAGTTTGTTGATTATAGCGGCCTTCTTTCAATTGTTCGATGGATTGCAAGTTACCTCAATTGGAATTTTACGCGGCATTGAAGATGTGAAGTTCCCGACCTACATTACTTTAATAGGCTATTGGGTTTTGGCCTTACCTCTCGCGTACTTGTTAGGATTTACCTATAAAATGGAGGTAATAGGAATTTGGTGGGCGCTTACCTTCAGTTTAGTATTTGTTGGTATTGCGTTGTATTGGCGCTTTTGGCACCTCATGAAAAAATAA
- a CDS encoding ATP-binding cassette domain-containing protein, translated as MLRLFSALKYINGYWRYAFLNIFFNIIQSVLSVFSIALVIPFLKLLFEKGSSEYVSILSKGIPHFSLSIDYFMGYFDFTMAFYIVTYGKVYALTFICTAVIIMTVIKNFSRYMAMYFLAPIRNGVVRDLRNKIFSKSLDLPLSYYSNERKGDIISRMTSDVQEIEWSIMQTLELIFREPIVIIFSLIMLISISGYLTLYVLLFLPVAGIVVAIIGKSLKRNAQKSKELLGHLFSIMEETLGGLKIIKAFTGENFVNSRFQKMNNDYYNQSVKVYRKTDLTSPISESVVVCILMLIMFIGGKMVLSGDGTLSAAAFIGYFAVASQIVPPIKQITQAYNNIQKGVASEERINKILDAEINITEKKDAKTIPSFNTGVEFKNVSFAYHKGDAGYVLRNINLSIPKGKTIALVGQSGSGKTTLADMVPRFYDVDEGELLIDGTNVKDLRIKNLREQIGMVSQESILFNDTVFNNIAFGIPNATKEDVINAAKIANAHDFIVAMPDGYETNIGDRGGKLSGGQRQRISIARAVLKNPPILILDEATSALDTESEKLVQDALSNLMQNRTSIVIAHRLSTIANADEIIVMQQGQIAERGTHTQLIAQNGIYKKLCDMQSFK; from the coding sequence ATGCTTAGGCTTTTTTCGGCACTAAAATACATTAACGGATATTGGCGCTACGCCTTTCTGAATATATTTTTCAATATAATTCAATCTGTATTGAGCGTATTTTCCATTGCGCTTGTTATTCCGTTTTTAAAATTGCTGTTCGAAAAAGGAAGCTCAGAATACGTTAGTATTTTATCCAAAGGTATCCCGCATTTTTCACTTTCGATTGATTATTTTATGGGATACTTTGATTTTACCATGGCATTTTACATTGTAACGTACGGTAAAGTTTACGCCTTAACATTCATATGTACCGCGGTAATAATTATGACTGTCATTAAAAACTTCTCACGCTATATGGCTATGTATTTTTTAGCCCCAATAAGAAATGGTGTTGTGAGGGATTTAAGAAACAAAATATTTTCTAAATCGTTAGATCTTCCACTTTCCTATTATAGTAATGAACGTAAAGGAGATATAATTAGCCGTATGACTAGCGATGTTCAGGAAATTGAATGGAGTATCATGCAGACTCTTGAATTGATTTTCCGTGAACCTATTGTGATTATTTTCTCATTGATTATGCTCATCTCCATTAGCGGATACTTAACACTTTATGTGTTACTTTTTTTACCTGTAGCAGGAATTGTAGTGGCAATCATTGGGAAAAGCTTAAAAAGAAATGCGCAAAAAAGTAAGGAATTACTTGGTCATCTTTTTTCCATCATGGAAGAAACACTTGGCGGATTAAAAATAATTAAAGCTTTTACAGGAGAGAATTTTGTGAATTCGCGTTTTCAAAAAATGAACAACGACTATTACAATCAATCGGTGAAAGTATACCGTAAAACAGACCTTACCTCGCCTATCAGTGAATCGGTTGTGGTTTGTATTCTTATGCTTATAATGTTTATTGGCGGTAAAATGGTGTTGAGTGGTGATGGCACTTTAAGCGCCGCTGCTTTCATTGGTTATTTTGCTGTTGCTTCTCAAATCGTTCCTCCTATCAAACAAATTACTCAGGCGTACAACAATATTCAAAAAGGTGTTGCTTCGGAAGAACGTATCAATAAAATTTTAGACGCTGAAATAAACATCACCGAGAAAAAAGACGCGAAAACTATTCCGTCATTTAATACCGGTGTTGAATTTAAAAATGTTTCTTTTGCCTACCATAAAGGGGATGCCGGTTATGTTCTTAGAAACATTAACCTCAGCATACCAAAAGGAAAAACAATTGCATTAGTCGGGCAAAGCGGAAGCGGAAAAACAACATTAGCCGATATGGTTCCGCGCTTTTATGATGTGGATGAGGGTGAATTATTAATTGACGGAACCAATGTAAAAGATCTTCGAATAAAAAATTTACGTGAGCAAATCGGAATGGTTTCTCAGGAAAGTATTTTATTTAATGATACTGTCTTTAACAACATTGCTTTTGGTATTCCTAATGCAACTAAAGAAGACGTTATTAATGCTGCTAAAATAGCTAATGCGCATGATTTTATTGTTGCAATGCCGGATGGCTATGAAACTAATATTGGCGACCGCGGAGGCAAATTAAGTGGTGGACAACGTCAGCGTATAAGTATTGCGAGAGCGGTTTTAAAAAATCCCCCGATATTAATCTTAGATGAAGCCACTTCAGCATTAGATACTGAAAGCGAAAAATTGGTACAAGATGCCTTGTCGAACCTTATGCAAAACAGAACCAGTATTGTAATTGCGCATCGTTTAAGTACAATTGCTAACGCTGATGAAATCATCGTGATGCAACAAGGACAAATTGCCGAGCGCGGCACACATACTCAGCTCATCGCGCAAAATGGCATATACAAAAAACTCTGCGACATGCAGAGCTTTAAGTAA
- the rbfA gene encoding 30S ribosome-binding factor RbfA, with protein MESVRQQKVNKLLQKELAEIFRSEARAMFGGAFITVTVVRVSPDLGTAKVYLSIMATKDKAAIFKLVNEQNYLIRKRLGMIIGKQLRVVPELQFFLDDSLDYAMKIEELLKK; from the coding sequence ATGGAAAGTGTTAGGCAACAAAAGGTAAATAAACTGCTTCAAAAGGAGCTGGCAGAAATTTTCAGAAGTGAAGCCCGTGCCATGTTTGGCGGCGCGTTTATTACTGTTACCGTCGTACGTGTAAGTCCGGATTTAGGTACTGCAAAAGTATATCTTAGCATCATGGCAACGAAGGATAAAGCTGCCATATTTAAGTTGGTGAATGAACAGAACTATCTTATCCGTAAACGCCTAGGTATGATTATCGGGAAGCAATTAAGGGTAGTTCCGGAATTACAGTTTTTCCTCGACGATTCACTGGACTATGCCATGAAGATTGAAGAATTATTAAAAAAATAA
- a CDS encoding ABC transporter permease codes for MNGLTGVVADLYNAIEPDIKVMPVKGKFFSYSDALVGKIKEIEGVDKVSICLSDNALIKANDKQAIVTVKGVDENFIDVTRFDSVIKEGSYVLKNKETYFAIFGRGVANQLQININNLIEQISIYSPKRGGTESINPDDNFNQKFVFPSGTFSLNDDFDFKYIITDIQLARQLFDCPNEASSIEISTLSGGDADEIQEKISELMGPGFAVKNRYQLNDVLFKTLETEKLWTFIILAFILIIATFNIIGALTMLIIEKKKDIKTLYYLGADNKLIRNIFMGEGFLITAIGASIGLVLGLAVCLLQIQYHFVTFDDQYVIPYYPIDMQLKDFIWIIGLIMLIGFFAALYPVRVFTHNDFVHGND; via the coding sequence ATGAACGGACTTACCGGCGTGGTGGCAGATTTATACAATGCGATAGAACCGGATATTAAAGTAATGCCGGTGAAGGGTAAATTTTTCAGTTACAGTGATGCGCTTGTTGGTAAGATTAAGGAAATTGAAGGCGTAGATAAAGTATCAATATGTTTAAGTGACAATGCGCTTATCAAAGCAAACGACAAACAGGCTATAGTAACGGTTAAAGGCGTAGATGAAAATTTTATTGATGTAACGCGGTTTGATTCTGTGATTAAGGAGGGAAGTTATGTTCTCAAAAACAAAGAAACCTATTTTGCGATTTTCGGGCGAGGAGTTGCCAATCAGTTACAGATAAACATAAACAACCTCATCGAACAAATTAGTATATATAGTCCTAAGCGAGGAGGGACAGAAAGTATTAATCCGGATGATAATTTCAATCAGAAATTTGTTTTCCCTTCAGGCACCTTTTCGTTGAACGATGATTTCGATTTTAAATATATCATAACGGATATTCAATTAGCGCGTCAATTATTTGATTGCCCGAATGAGGCTTCTTCCATCGAGATAAGTACATTATCGGGTGGCGATGCTGATGAAATACAAGAAAAGATATCCGAATTAATGGGACCAGGCTTTGCAGTAAAAAACCGTTATCAGTTAAACGATGTTTTATTTAAAACTCTGGAGACCGAAAAACTCTGGACCTTCATCATATTGGCGTTTATTTTGATTATAGCCACCTTTAACATCATTGGGGCGCTTACGATGCTTATTATTGAGAAAAAGAAGGATATAAAGACTTTATACTATTTGGGTGCCGATAATAAACTGATTAGGAACATTTTTATGGGAGAAGGTTTTTTAATAACGGCTATTGGCGCCTCAATCGGACTTGTTTTGGGCTTGGCTGTTTGTTTACTTCAGATTCAATATCATTTTGTGACCTTCGACGATCAGTATGTTATTCCGTATTACCCGATAGATATGCAATTAAAGGACTTTATCTGGATTATTGGTCTTATTATGCTGATAGGCTTCTTTGCAGCGCTTTATCCGGTACGTGTGTTTACGCATAACGACTTTGTGCATGGTAATGATTAA
- the dnaA gene encoding chromosomal replication initiator protein DnaA yields MKEKTAEQVWNNCLEVVKDNVSPQNFKTWFEPIKPVKLSDTTLTIQVPSQFFYEWLEEHYITLIKKVIRKELGAEGRLEYNIVMDNGTGKTETPITFKLPNISTNLKNPSVSMPIDTSNNPIKNPFVIPGLKKVQVESQLNPNYSFENFVEGDCNRLARSAGYAVAQKPGGNAFNPLLIYGGVGLGKTHLAQAIGIEVKKNFPNKTVLYVQSEKFITQFIESIRNNNQNDFIHFYQMIDVLIIDDVQYFAGKDKTQDVFFHIFNHLHQLGKQVILTADRAPVDIQGIEQRLLSRFKWGLSADLQAPGLETRIAILEKKIYNEGIQLPKEVIEYLAYSITSNVRELEGALISLLAQSSLNKKTITLELAKNMIDKFVKSTAREVSIDYIQKVVCDYFDLAIDTMKSKTRKREVVQARQIAMYFAKNMTKSSLATIGMHCGGKDHATVLHACRTVNNLMDTDKRFKAYIEELEKKISISN; encoded by the coding sequence ATGAAGGAGAAGACAGCAGAACAGGTTTGGAACAATTGTCTAGAAGTTGTAAAAGATAATGTGAGCCCACAGAATTTTAAAACATGGTTCGAGCCAATTAAACCCGTTAAGCTTTCTGATACGACGTTAACCATTCAGGTTCCTTCTCAATTTTTTTACGAATGGCTCGAAGAGCACTACATCACTTTAATTAAAAAAGTTATTCGTAAAGAACTTGGTGCGGAAGGACGCTTAGAGTATAACATCGTAATGGATAATGGCACAGGGAAAACCGAAACACCAATTACTTTTAAATTACCAAACATCAGCACCAACTTAAAAAACCCTTCTGTATCTATGCCAATAGATACTAGCAATAACCCAATTAAAAATCCATTTGTAATTCCGGGTTTAAAAAAGGTACAAGTTGAATCGCAATTAAATCCAAACTACAGTTTTGAAAATTTCGTAGAAGGTGATTGTAACCGTTTAGCTCGCAGCGCGGGTTATGCAGTAGCGCAAAAACCCGGAGGCAACGCTTTCAACCCATTATTAATATATGGTGGTGTTGGTTTAGGAAAAACTCACTTAGCACAAGCAATTGGTATTGAAGTAAAGAAAAACTTCCCTAATAAAACTGTTCTTTATGTACAGTCGGAAAAATTCATTACTCAATTCATTGAATCTATTCGTAACAATAACCAAAACGATTTCATTCATTTTTATCAAATGATTGATGTATTGATTATTGACGATGTACAATATTTCGCAGGAAAAGACAAAACACAAGATGTGTTCTTCCATATCTTTAATCATTTACATCAATTAGGCAAGCAGGTTATCTTAACTGCTGATCGCGCACCGGTTGATATTCAAGGAATCGAGCAACGCTTATTAAGCCGCTTCAAGTGGGGATTAAGTGCCGATTTACAAGCTCCGGGATTAGAAACCCGTATCGCTATTCTTGAAAAGAAAATTTACAACGAAGGAATTCAACTACCAAAAGAAGTAATCGAATACTTAGCATACAGCATTACATCTAACGTTCGCGAATTAGAAGGTGCATTAATCTCTTTATTGGCTCAGTCTTCTTTAAATAAGAAAACAATCACTTTAGAGTTAGCTAAGAATATGATTGATAAGTTCGTGAAGAGTACTGCTCGCGAAGTTTCTATCGATTACATCCAAAAAGTGGTTTGCGACTATTTCGACTTAGCTATCGATACCATGAAATCTAAAACACGTAAGCGTGAAGTAGTTCAGGCTCGTCAGATTGCCATGTATTTCGCTAAGAATATGACTAAATCTTCTTTAGCTACCATTGGTATGCATTGCGGTGGTAAAGACCACGCTACAGTTTTACATGCTTGCCGTACGGTAAACAACCTAATGGACACCGATAAACGCTTTAAAGCTTATATCGAAGAATTAGAAAAGAAAATCAGCATTAGCAACTAA
- a CDS encoding metallophosphatase — protein MGELQFQNRRDFLKYFLGSAAVLSGFSVGATEIVRDEKVKKLVILYTNDQHSRIEPFPDNDPKYGGQGGFSRRAAFIKQLRKENENVLLLDAGDIFQGTPYFNFYKGELEYKLMSQMGYDAVTLGNHDFDLGVENIVTQMPHANFSFINCNYNFSDTALTGKILPYKIFKKNGIKIGVLGVGIELEGLVEKKLFGSIKYNNPLDCANNTAHHLKNNLHCDYVICLSHLGYKYENKKVSDIILAQESKHIDLVIGGHTHTFLDEPVKLTNSEGKEVLITQVGWAGIWLGKIEIFFSDTNKKVFHNPNNQKI, from the coding sequence ATGGGCGAATTACAGTTTCAAAATAGAAGGGATTTCCTGAAATATTTTTTGGGAAGCGCAGCCGTGCTGAGTGGATTTTCAGTTGGTGCCACTGAAATTGTAAGAGATGAAAAAGTAAAAAAATTAGTCATACTTTATACCAACGATCAACACAGTCGCATTGAACCTTTTCCGGACAACGATCCGAAATATGGCGGCCAAGGCGGATTTTCCAGACGAGCGGCATTTATAAAGCAATTAAGAAAAGAAAACGAAAACGTTCTGTTATTAGATGCCGGTGATATTTTTCAGGGTACACCTTATTTCAATTTTTATAAGGGAGAACTGGAATATAAACTGATGTCACAAATGGGATATGATGCTGTTACTTTGGGAAATCACGATTTTGATTTAGGTGTAGAAAACATCGTAACACAAATGCCCCATGCTAATTTTTCGTTCATCAATTGCAACTATAATTTCAGCGATACTGCATTAACGGGAAAAATATTACCTTATAAAATTTTCAAAAAGAACGGAATAAAAATTGGAGTGCTGGGCGTGGGTATTGAACTAGAAGGACTCGTAGAAAAAAAACTATTCGGCAGTATAAAATATAATAATCCTTTGGATTGTGCAAATAATACAGCACATCATTTAAAAAACAATTTACATTGTGATTATGTGATTTGCCTCAGTCACTTAGGTTACAAATACGAGAATAAAAAAGTGAGCGATATCATATTAGCTCAAGAATCTAAACACATCGATTTAGTAATTGGCGGACACACACATACATTTTTAGATGAGCCTGTAAAACTCACAAATTCAGAGGGAAAAGAAGTTTTAATTACACAAGTTGGTTGGGCCGGAATTTGGCTCGGAAAAATAGAAATATTTTTTTCTGACACGAATAAAAAAGTGTTTCACAACCCGAATAATCAAAAAATTTAA
- a CDS encoding 5'-nucleotidase C-terminal domain-containing protein, with the protein MKRFLKYSVVLLILLSACKQHLQLTNTQTSHHELKSVLEDSLTSATISPYKNKIDAQMNEVIALCDSTLTKDGYESTLANFVMLAMDHFVAEKSPNYKGKSIAMVNRGGLRINLPKGEISVRTIYELMPFDNNLVILTISGKALKEALVSFGENGKLFSNNIEFYLDKKNPINIQVFGKDWNENENYIIITTDYLANGGDNCFFFENPVKSESTDVKLRDAIIDYCKYLTNLNKRIVPYKNGRITVSK; encoded by the coding sequence TTGAAGAGATTTTTAAAATACAGTGTAGTCTTATTAATTTTATTAAGTGCTTGTAAACAACACCTGCAGTTAACTAATACTCAAACTTCACATCACGAATTAAAATCTGTACTAGAAGATTCTTTAACTTCCGCAACAATTTCACCTTATAAAAACAAGATAGATGCGCAAATGAATGAGGTAATCGCCCTGTGTGATAGCACGCTAACGAAGGATGGATACGAATCAACACTGGCCAATTTTGTGATGCTGGCCATGGATCATTTTGTTGCGGAAAAGTCGCCAAATTACAAGGGAAAATCAATTGCTATGGTTAACCGCGGCGGATTAAGAATTAATTTACCTAAAGGTGAAATTAGTGTACGTACCATTTACGAATTAATGCCTTTTGATAATAATTTAGTAATACTTACCATCAGCGGTAAGGCACTGAAGGAGGCTTTAGTTTCATTTGGGGAGAATGGAAAATTATTTAGCAATAATATTGAGTTTTACCTCGATAAAAAAAATCCGATTAATATTCAGGTTTTTGGTAAAGATTGGAATGAAAATGAAAATTACATAATCATCACAACTGATTATTTAGCCAATGGCGGTGACAATTGTTTCTTCTTTGAAAATCCGGTAAAATCCGAAAGCACCGATGTGAAATTACGTGACGCGATTATTGATTATTGCAAATACTTAACTAATTTAAACAAGCGGATTGTACCTTATAAAAATGGGCGAATTACAGTTTCAAAATAG
- a CDS encoding acyl-CoA thioesterase codes for MIKAKTKLRVRYGETDQMGYAYYGVYAQYYEVGRVEAMRLLGFSYKDVEAKGILMPVTDYSISYKKPAFYDDELTIVTTINEVPKGARIIFDYECFNQNNELLNTGKVTLVFIDKAKNKPVAAPEWFLQELLKHF; via the coding sequence ATGATTAAAGCCAAAACAAAATTACGAGTACGTTATGGTGAAACCGATCAGATGGGTTATGCTTATTACGGCGTATATGCGCAATACTATGAAGTTGGAAGAGTAGAAGCCATGAGATTACTTGGATTTAGCTATAAAGATGTAGAGGCAAAAGGTATTTTAATGCCTGTAACAGATTATTCTATTAGCTATAAGAAACCGGCTTTTTATGATGACGAATTAACCATTGTTACAACAATTAACGAAGTACCTAAAGGCGCTCGAATTATCTTCGATTATGAATGTTTTAATCAGAATAATGAGCTGCTAAATACCGGAAAAGTTACCTTGGTTTTTATCGATAAAGCTAAAAACAAGCCTGTTGCGGCACCCGAGTGGTTTTTGCAAGAATTATTGAAGCATTTTTAG
- a CDS encoding DegT/DnrJ/EryC1/StrS family aminotransferase: MVDLKGQYQKIKSEVDKAIQEVIDNTAFINGPAVKEFQSDLEKYLGVKHVIPCANGTDALQIAMMALDLKPGDEVITANFTYVATAEVIGLLGLKPVLVDVYPDTFDINIEAIEKNITPKTKAIVPVHLFGQCADMERIMALAKKYNLFVIEDVAQAIGADYTFSDGKKAKAGTIGTIGCTSFFPSKNLGCYGDGGAIYTNDDTLASKLRMIAHHGQSVQYVHDVLGVNSRLDTIQAAVLKIKLKHLDEYAAGRNKAAAYYDKALGNHPKLKTPKRVKNSTHVFHQYTLQLNGIDRTALREFLSQRGIPAMIYYPIPLHMQKAYKDERYKEGDFPVTEKLCASVLSLPMHTELDEETLKYICDSVLEFCNK; this comes from the coding sequence ATGGTCGACTTAAAAGGCCAGTATCAAAAAATTAAATCAGAAGTTGATAAAGCGATTCAGGAAGTAATTGATAACACTGCGTTTATTAATGGTCCGGCCGTTAAGGAATTTCAATCTGATCTTGAAAAATACCTAGGTGTAAAACATGTTATTCCTTGTGCTAATGGAACAGATGCTTTGCAAATTGCCATGATGGCATTGGATTTAAAACCCGGAGACGAAGTGATTACAGCAAACTTTACTTACGTGGCAACCGCCGAAGTAATTGGTTTGTTAGGACTGAAACCGGTATTGGTGGATGTATATCCGGATACATTTGATATCAACATTGAAGCAATAGAAAAAAATATTACGCCAAAAACGAAGGCGATTGTTCCGGTTCATTTATTCGGACAATGCGCGGATATGGAGCGAATAATGGCGCTTGCTAAAAAATATAATTTGTTTGTTATTGAAGATGTAGCGCAAGCGATTGGTGCCGATTATACTTTTAGCGATGGAAAAAAAGCAAAAGCAGGAACTATCGGAACGATTGGCTGTACTTCTTTTTTCCCAAGTAAAAATTTAGGTTGCTACGGCGATGGTGGCGCAATCTATACAAATGATGATACACTCGCTTCAAAATTGAGAATGATTGCGCATCACGGACAAAGTGTGCAATACGTACACGATGTTTTAGGCGTAAACTCGCGTTTGGACACTATTCAGGCAGCCGTTTTAAAAATTAAGTTAAAGCATTTAGATGAGTATGCAGCTGGCAGAAACAAAGCAGCCGCTTATTACGATAAAGCATTAGGCAATCATCCGAAATTAAAAACTCCGAAGCGCGTTAAAAATTCTACACATGTTTTTCATCAATATACTTTACAATTAAATGGTATTGATAGAACTGCCTTGAGAGAATTTTTGTCGCAACGCGGCATTCCGGCAATGATTTATTATCCTATTCCTTTACATATGCAAAAGGCTTATAAGGATGAAAGATATAAAGAAGGGGATTTCCCGGTAACGGAGAAATTATGCGCATCGGTGTTGTCGTTACCAATGCATACCGAATTAGACGAAGAAACATTAAAATATATTTGTGATTCAGTTTTAGAATTTTGTAATAAATAA